From a region of the Flavobacterium branchiarum genome:
- a CDS encoding DNA gyrase/topoisomerase IV subunit A — translation MKDEEDDNIIPDNEENNYEENNSIDENQEEEDSEEIIKVDAKHFEGQHFYENNEDSGDTITKVTGMYKDWFLDYASYVILERAVPAIEDGFKPVQRRIMHSLKELDDGRYNKVANVVGHTMQYHPHGDASIGDAMVQIGQKDLLIDCQGNWGNILTGDGAAASRYIEARLSKFALEVLYSPKITDWGVSYDGRRAEPNNLPVKFPLLLAQGAEGIAVGLSTKVLPHNFNELIDASVKILKGKPFTLYPDFMTQGIADISNYNDGMRGGRVRVRAKISQLDKNTLVITQIPFSTNTTTLIDSILKANDKGKIKIKKIEDNTAADVEILIHLFPGVSPDKTIDALFAFTACETSVAPLGCVIEDNKPLFIGVSAMLKISTNRTVDLLRQELEIQLEELKNKWHFSTLEKIFIREEMYIEFKLYGDKEGLYKYMYDRFEPFKKSFVREINDDDLQRLTQIPMIRITRFDSDKADDLIARLEDEMKEVEYNLANLIDFAIAYFTKLKEKYGKGRERQTELRIFDDIEATKVVLRNTKLYVNREEGFIGTSLKKDEYLTDCSDIDDVIVFLRDGKMMITKVDAKTFVGKDIIHVAIFDKSDKRTIYNMMYRDGKSGPSYIKRFNVSGVTRDKAYDLTNETAGSQVVYFSHNPNGEAEVITILLRQVGSIKKLKFDIDFAALAIKGRGSKGNLVTKYPIKKIELKEKGISTLLPRKVWYDDTVKRLNVDARGELLGEFKPSDKILIISQTGKLKVIVPELSTHFDEDMIVLEKWKPKKPISAIYFDGEKERYFLKRFLVEAENKEESFITDHPNSQLEIVSTDYRPVAQLIFTKVKGVQKEDLHIDVEDFIAVKGFKALGNQLTADKLKQVNLLDPLPFEEPIEVVPEKPELSEEDSVGTELEDDGQIGLVLE, via the coding sequence ATGAAAGACGAAGAAGACGATAACATAATTCCAGATAACGAAGAAAATAATTACGAGGAGAATAACTCTATTGATGAAAATCAAGAAGAGGAGGACTCTGAGGAAATTATTAAAGTAGATGCTAAACACTTTGAGGGGCAGCATTTTTACGAAAATAACGAAGACAGCGGTGATACTATTACCAAAGTTACCGGTATGTACAAAGACTGGTTCTTGGATTATGCTTCGTACGTAATTCTAGAACGTGCTGTTCCTGCTATCGAAGATGGATTTAAACCTGTACAACGACGTATTATGCACTCTCTTAAAGAGTTGGATGATGGTCGTTATAATAAAGTTGCCAACGTAGTAGGGCACACCATGCAGTATCACCCACACGGAGATGCGAGTATTGGTGATGCAATGGTACAAATTGGACAAAAAGATTTATTAATAGATTGTCAAGGTAACTGGGGTAACATCTTAACAGGAGATGGTGCTGCAGCTTCGCGTTATATCGAAGCACGTTTGTCTAAATTTGCTTTGGAAGTATTATATTCTCCAAAAATTACTGATTGGGGTGTTTCTTATGACGGACGTCGTGCAGAACCAAACAATCTTCCAGTAAAATTCCCATTGCTTTTGGCGCAAGGAGCCGAAGGTATTGCGGTAGGACTTTCTACAAAAGTATTGCCACATAACTTTAATGAATTAATTGATGCTTCGGTAAAGATTCTTAAAGGAAAACCGTTTACATTATATCCTGATTTTATGACTCAGGGTATTGCAGATATATCTAACTACAATGATGGAATGCGTGGCGGAAGAGTTCGTGTGCGTGCCAAAATTAGTCAGTTGGATAAGAATACACTTGTAATTACACAAATCCCATTTTCGACCAATACGACTACTTTAATTGATAGTATTTTGAAAGCCAATGATAAAGGCAAAATCAAAATTAAAAAGATTGAAGACAATACAGCGGCCGATGTTGAGATTTTAATACATCTTTTTCCTGGAGTTTCACCAGATAAAACAATCGATGCATTATTTGCTTTTACTGCCTGCGAAACTTCGGTAGCGCCTTTAGGTTGTGTTATTGAGGATAATAAGCCGTTGTTTATTGGAGTGTCTGCTATGTTGAAAATTTCAACAAATAGAACAGTCGATTTACTTCGTCAAGAATTGGAAATCCAATTAGAAGAATTAAAAAACAAATGGCATTTTTCTACTTTAGAGAAAATCTTCATTCGTGAAGAAATGTATATTGAATTCAAATTATACGGAGACAAAGAAGGATTATATAAATATATGTATGATCGATTTGAGCCGTTCAAAAAATCATTCGTTAGAGAAATTAACGATGATGATTTACAACGATTAACTCAGATTCCGATGATTCGTATTACTCGTTTCGATTCAGACAAAGCCGATGATCTTATCGCTAGGTTAGAAGATGAAATGAAGGAAGTAGAATACAACTTGGCTAATTTAATAGATTTTGCAATTGCCTATTTTACCAAACTAAAAGAAAAGTACGGTAAAGGTCGCGAACGCCAAACTGAGTTGCGTATTTTTGATGATATTGAGGCTACCAAAGTAGTTTTAAGAAATACTAAGTTGTATGTAAACAGAGAGGAAGGTTTTATTGGAACAAGCTTAAAAAAGGATGAATATTTAACTGACTGTTCAGATATTGATGATGTAATTGTGTTTTTACGTGATGGTAAAATGATGATTACAAAAGTTGATGCCAAGACTTTTGTTGGTAAAGATATTATTCATGTTGCTATTTTTGATAAAAGCGATAAGCGTACAATTTATAATATGATGTATCGTGACGGAAAATCAGGACCTTCGTATATAAAACGTTTCAATGTTTCTGGAGTAACACGTGATAAAGCGTATGATTTAACTAACGAAACAGCAGGTTCGCAAGTAGTTTATTTTTCGCATAATCCTAACGGAGAAGCGGAGGTAATTACTATTTTGTTGCGTCAGGTAGGAAGTATAAAGAAACTAAAATTCGATATAGATTTTGCAGCTTTGGCTATAAAAGGACGTGGATCTAAAGGAAACTTGGTAACGAAATATCCGATTAAGAAAATCGAACTTAAAGAAAAAGGGATTTCGACATTATTGCCAAGAAAAGTTTGGTACGATGATACTGTAAAACGCTTAAATGTTGATGCTCGTGGTGAGTTATTAGGAGAGTTTAAGCCAAGTGATAAAATATTAATCATTAGTCAAACAGGTAAATTGAAGGTGATTGTTCCTGAATTATCAACTCATTTTGATGAAGACATGATCGTTCTGGAAAAATGGAAACCTAAAAAGCCAATATCTGCAATTTATTTTGATGGGGAAAAAGAGCGTTACTTTTTGAAACGTTTTCTGGTAGAAGCTGAAAATAAAGAAGAAAGCTTTATTACAGATCACCCGAATTCTCAATTAGAAATTGTTTCTACAGATTATCGTCCAGTAGCACAATTAATATTCACTAAAGTAAAAGGAGTTCAAAAAGAGGATTTACATATAGATGTGGAAGATTTTATTGCTGTGAAAGGATTTAAAGCATTAGGAAATCAATTAACAGCGGATAAATTGAAACAAGTTAACTTGCTAGATCCATTGCCGTTTGAAGAACCTATAGAGGTAGTTCCAGAAAAACCAGAGTTATCCGAAGAGGATTCGGTTGGGACAGAACTTGAAGACGATGGACAAATCGGATTGGTTTTAGAATAA
- a CDS encoding DUF262 domain-containing protein yields MSEQINIRPDKDKISSYISNFEKGNLQVPAFQRKFVWNNEKKLDLFDSIKRGYPIGSVLLWQPNFESEEDYQKFGGDKLGAYYIPKRNTNSFYVLDGFQRLSTLIGCLLHPQKAKLKGIVRDEKEWFKEFNIVYNLRDELFEMNRLKDFEGLKNYQIPIYKLVDGKEFFNFQKSLFKEEQETIEEYIEKYEEISLIFQSYELPNINAYGGSITEAVDIFQRLNSTGAPITKDWVISALAYGQDRNYHFATEIDLLLDDDLSKYNFQNIKREVILQCITNSFGGVYFDQVSKNSNKKLEELVKREDFIPIAKDTFIAIEKTSKFFFENLNVLDSRYIPYNNQFIFINDFFSKVDNPNNKQLEELKRWFWITSYSNYFTIYNLSKQRLAYNKFQDFIYVNSNPVFYDNQEKFESLEFPDKIDMGSVRKKSLALFMISYSINGNIFLKGETLVADNISSVKTYKLFKDYVLSENTVFVIEKYNSTENFPKSLKDLSFMLLKENNGKFSEYFINEDMREEYEKGNIEEVLKIRKKLIVGAERLFVQSLGISYNDPLLPF; encoded by the coding sequence ATGAGTGAACAAATAAATATAAGGCCGGATAAGGATAAGATATCTAGTTATATTTCAAATTTTGAAAAAGGGAACCTACAAGTCCCAGCATTTCAAAGGAAATTTGTATGGAATAATGAAAAAAAGTTAGATTTATTTGATAGTATTAAAAGAGGTTATCCAATAGGATCAGTTTTGTTATGGCAACCTAATTTTGAAAGCGAAGAGGATTATCAAAAATTTGGTGGTGACAAATTGGGAGCTTATTATATTCCAAAAAGAAATACTAATTCGTTTTATGTATTAGACGGCTTTCAAAGATTGTCAACTTTAATTGGATGTTTGTTGCATCCTCAAAAAGCGAAATTAAAAGGAATTGTTAGAGATGAAAAAGAATGGTTTAAAGAGTTTAATATCGTATATAATCTTAGAGACGAATTGTTTGAGATGAATCGTTTAAAGGATTTTGAAGGATTGAAAAATTATCAGATTCCTATTTATAAATTAGTTGATGGTAAAGAGTTTTTTAATTTTCAAAAAAGCTTATTTAAAGAGGAACAGGAAACTATTGAAGAATATATTGAAAAATATGAAGAGATTAGTTTAATTTTTCAAAGTTATGAATTGCCAAATATTAATGCCTATGGGGGGTCTATAACTGAAGCAGTTGATATATTTCAAAGATTAAATTCTACAGGTGCTCCAATAACAAAAGATTGGGTTATTTCAGCATTAGCATATGGTCAAGATAGAAATTATCATTTTGCTACAGAAATTGATTTATTATTAGACGATGATTTATCAAAATATAATTTCCAGAATATAAAAAGAGAAGTTATTTTACAATGTATTACAAATTCTTTTGGAGGTGTATATTTTGACCAAGTTTCTAAAAATAGTAATAAAAAACTCGAAGAACTTGTCAAAAGAGAAGATTTTATACCAATTGCAAAAGATACCTTTATTGCAATTGAAAAAACTTCTAAGTTTTTCTTTGAAAATTTAAATGTATTAGATTCAAGATATATTCCATATAATAATCAATTTATTTTTATAAATGATTTTTTTAGTAAGGTTGATAATCCAAATAATAAGCAACTTGAAGAATTAAAAAGATGGTTTTGGATAACTTCATATTCTAATTATTTTACAATATATAATTTAAGTAAACAAAGACTTGCATATAATAAATTTCAAGATTTTATATATGTTAATTCAAATCCAGTTTTTTACGATAATCAAGAAAAATTTGAGTCTTTAGAATTTCCTGACAAAATTGATATGGGAAGTGTAAGGAAGAAATCACTTGCTTTATTTATGATTAGTTATTCTATTAATGGAAATATTTTTTTGAAAGGAGAAACTTTAGTAGCTGATAATATATCAAGTGTTAAAACGTATAAACTTTTTAAAGATTATGTTTTGTCTGAAAACACAGTTTTTGTAATAGAAAAATATAATTCTACGGAAAATTTCCCAAAATCATTAAAGGATCTTTCATTTATGCTTTTAAAAGAAAATAATGGAAAATTTAGTGAATATTTCATTAATGAGGATATGCGTGAAGAATATGAAAAAGGCAATATCGAAGAAGTTCTTAAAATTAGAAAAAAATTAATAGTTGGAGCGGAAAGGTTATTTGTACAGAGTTTAGGGATTTCTTATAATGACCCCTTGCTTCCTTTTTAA
- a CDS encoding AAA family ATPase: protein MINKISFKNYKLFKEKQTLELKPITILIGKNNSGKSAVLKLPVLISNSLKGLPVNWKYKIGEDSVNSIELGTDFKDLVYNRNEKSFIEFSVSNGKECLEIALNKEDGVLEYKLNSIEIDVSSDFKGFLLDGKKIEGLSLSIDYLGAIRIEPDSDYVFSNDVYEKIGIKGQNAYPILINDFNNTGQLINKVSDWYRSNFENWQLNVIETKTVTETKYEIAISNSVLNSINIKQTGQGIHQVLPLIVRTYVEDVNPTLIIIEEPETHLHPAAHGNLAERFVDSFLENNNKNYLIETHSQNFVLRMRRLVAEGKLAPEQLAIYYVDFDEELNDSSLEVINIDSGGGVDRWPDGIFAETTIETRAIYNAQINDLKNVGRDRE from the coding sequence ATGATAAATAAAATATCGTTTAAAAATTATAAGCTTTTTAAAGAAAAGCAAACACTAGAATTAAAACCAATAACTATTTTGATTGGTAAAAATAATAGTGGTAAAAGTGCTGTTTTGAAATTACCGGTATTAATTTCAAATAGCTTAAAAGGGTTACCTGTAAATTGGAAATATAAGATAGGAGAAGATAGTGTTAATTCAATTGAACTAGGAACTGATTTTAAAGATTTGGTTTATAACAGAAATGAAAAAAGTTTTATTGAGTTTTCCGTCTCTAATGGAAAAGAATGCCTTGAAATTGCACTAAATAAGGAAGATGGCGTTTTAGAATACAAGTTAAATAGTATTGAAATTGATGTTTCTTCTGATTTTAAAGGGTTTTTATTAGATGGAAAGAAAATTGAAGGGTTAAGTTTAAGTATTGATTATCTGGGTGCAATAAGAATAGAGCCTGATTCAGATTATGTTTTTTCAAATGATGTTTATGAAAAAATAGGAATAAAAGGGCAAAATGCATATCCTATTCTTATCAATGACTTTAATAACACAGGTCAACTTATTAACAAAGTAAGTGATTGGTATAGAAGTAATTTCGAAAATTGGCAATTGAACGTTATTGAAACAAAAACTGTTACAGAAACAAAGTATGAAATTGCTATTTCAAATTCTGTTTTAAATTCAATAAATATAAAGCAAACAGGTCAAGGAATTCATCAGGTATTGCCACTAATAGTTCGTACTTATGTGGAAGATGTTAATCCAACTTTAATAATAATTGAAGAACCTGAAACTCATTTGCATCCTGCTGCACATGGTAATTTAGCAGAAAGGTTTGTTGATTCTTTTTTAGAGAATAATAATAAAAATTATTTAATTGAAACTCATTCTCAAAATTTTGTTTTAAGAATGCGAAGGCTAGTTGCAGAAGGTAAATTAGCACCAGAGCAATTAGCAATTTACTATGTAGATTTCGATGAAGAGTTAAACGATAGTAGTTTAGAGGTAATAAATATAGATTCCGGAGGAGGAGTAGACAGATGGCCTGATGGTATATTTGCTGAAACTACTATAGAAACAAGAGCAATTTATAATGCACAAATTAATGATCTGAAGAATGTGGGTAGAGATAGAGAGTGA
- a CDS encoding DNA topoisomerase IV subunit B codes for MLEQNQYNEDNIRSLDWKEHIRMRPGMYIGKLGDGSSPDDGIYILLKEVLDNCIDEFVMGAGKTIEVTIRDKTVSVRDYGRGIPLGKVVDVVSKMNTGGKYDSKAFQKSVGLNGVGTKAVNALSNYFRVESVRDEKQKAAEFSAGNLVHEEDIIDTTKRKGTKVTFIPDEAIFKNYKFRLEYVIKMVKNYCYLNNGLTIIFNGEKYYSENGLRDLLEETINAEDLEYPIIHLKDTDIEIALTHSKTQYSEEYHSFVNGQNTTQGGTHLAAYREAVVKTIREFYNKNFEASDVRKSIVSAISIKVMEPVFESQTKTKLGSMDMGSDDGTPAVSVRTFVNDFVKTKLDNYLHKNPPTAEALLRKILQAERERKELSGIRKLATDRAKKANLHNKKLRDCRAHLPDTKNPRNLESTLFITEGDSASGSITKSRDVNTQAVFSLRGKPLNSYGMTKKIVYENEEFNLLQAALDIEDGLEKLRYNNIVIATDADVDGMHIRLLLITFFLQFFPELIKEGHLYILQTPLFRVRNKKETIYCYSEEERKAAIEKLKPKPEITRFKGLGEISPDEFKNFIGDTIRLDPIMMDKNTSIEQLLSFYMGKNTPDRQEFIIKNLKVELDAIEEEV; via the coding sequence ATGCTAGAGCAAAATCAATATAACGAAGATAATATTCGATCACTCGACTGGAAAGAACATATTCGTATGCGTCCCGGAATGTATATTGGGAAACTAGGAGATGGATCCTCTCCAGATGATGGTATTTATATTCTTTTAAAAGAGGTTTTAGATAACTGTATCGATGAGTTCGTTATGGGTGCAGGAAAAACTATCGAGGTGACTATCAGAGATAAAACAGTTTCGGTTCGTGATTACGGACGTGGAATTCCTCTGGGTAAAGTTGTTGATGTAGTTTCGAAAATGAATACTGGAGGTAAATATGATTCAAAAGCCTTTCAAAAATCAGTAGGTTTAAATGGAGTAGGAACCAAGGCAGTAAATGCACTTTCGAATTATTTCCGTGTAGAATCTGTTCGTGATGAGAAGCAAAAAGCAGCCGAGTTTTCAGCAGGAAATTTAGTTCATGAAGAAGATATAATTGATACTACAAAGAGAAAAGGAACAAAAGTCACTTTTATCCCAGACGAAGCCATTTTTAAAAATTATAAATTCAGATTAGAATATGTAATTAAAATGGTTAAAAATTATTGTTACCTAAACAATGGGTTGACGATTATTTTTAATGGCGAGAAATATTATTCTGAAAATGGTCTTAGAGATTTATTAGAAGAAACAATCAATGCAGAGGATTTAGAGTATCCAATTATCCACTTAAAAGATACTGACATTGAGATTGCTTTAACGCATAGTAAAACACAATATAGTGAAGAATACCACTCTTTTGTAAATGGTCAGAATACAACACAAGGAGGAACGCACTTAGCAGCCTATAGAGAAGCGGTTGTAAAAACCATTAGAGAATTTTATAACAAAAACTTCGAAGCATCAGATGTTCGTAAATCGATTGTAAGTGCGATAAGCATTAAGGTAATGGAACCTGTTTTTGAATCTCAAACCAAAACCAAATTAGGTTCGATGGATATGGGATCAGATGACGGAACGCCAGCCGTATCAGTTCGTACATTTGTAAATGATTTCGTTAAAACTAAATTAGATAACTATTTACATAAAAATCCTCCAACTGCCGAAGCATTACTTCGTAAAATCTTACAAGCAGAAAGAGAACGTAAAGAATTATCTGGAATTAGAAAACTAGCGACAGATCGTGCTAAGAAAGCCAATCTTCACAATAAAAAATTAAGAGATTGTCGTGCACATCTTCCAGATACAAAGAATCCTAGAAACTTAGAAAGTACTTTGTTTATTACCGAGGGAGATTCGGCTTCGGGATCAATTACCAAGTCAAGAGACGTTAATACACAAGCCGTTTTTAGTTTGCGTGGTAAGCCTCTGAACTCCTACGGAATGACAAAGAAAATTGTGTATGAAAACGAAGAATTCAATTTACTGCAAGCAGCTTTAGATATTGAAGACGGATTAGAGAAGCTACGATATAATAATATTGTAATCGCAACCGATGCCGATGTCGATGGAATGCACATTCGCTTGTTGTTGATTACTTTTTTCTTGCAATTTTTCCCTGAATTAATAAAAGAAGGGCATTTGTATATCTTACAAACACCTCTTTTTAGAGTTCGTAATAAAAAAGAAACGATCTATTGTTATTCAGAAGAAGAACGAAAAGCAGCTATCGAAAAACTAAAACCTAAGCCAGAAATCACGCGATTTAAAGGTTTAGGAGAGATTTCGCCAGACGAGTTCAAGAATTTTATTGGAGACACCATTCGTCTTGATCCTATTATGATGGATAAAAACACATCGATAGAACAATTATTGTCTTTCTATATGGGTAAAAACACACCAGACAGACAAGAGTTTATTATCAAGAACTTGAAAGTGGAATTGGATGCGATAGAAGAAGAGGTTTAA
- the pncB gene encoding nicotinate phosphoribosyltransferase, which yields MVTIFLKSILDNDFYKFTMQHAVIKLFPKAKVRYKFINRGKHVFPPGFAILLRHSVEAMAKLQLTQEEKLYLKKHCHYLDPTYFDFLQGYTFDPSEVVIEQVGSDLDITIEGFWYRTILWEVPLMALISELFYASQGLERIDDQAVQAITKGKIESYNALGAAVLEFGTRRRHSYKVHALVNETLATFGQESFLGTSNVHLAMLNGKRPLGTHAHEWFMFHAAQYGFKVANVIGLENWAQVYGGDLGIALTDTYTTEVFFEQFDKKHSKLFDGVRHDSGDPIEFAKKTIAHYVKMGIDPKSKIIVFSDSLNLEKVKVISDFCKDKIKMSFGIGTNFTNDVGLPAMNMVVKLTETKPDFTHWEGVVKLSDEKNKNTGTPEMIALAKQVLGIKS from the coding sequence ATGGTGACAATTTTTTTGAAATCGATATTAGATAATGATTTCTATAAATTTACGATGCAGCACGCTGTGATTAAGTTATTCCCTAAAGCAAAAGTAAGGTATAAGTTTATAAATAGAGGAAAGCATGTTTTTCCTCCGGGATTTGCAATTTTATTACGCCACTCCGTAGAGGCAATGGCAAAGTTACAATTAACTCAGGAAGAGAAATTATACTTAAAGAAGCATTGTCATTATTTAGATCCAACTTATTTTGATTTCTTACAAGGATATACATTTGATCCGTCAGAAGTTGTAATAGAGCAGGTTGGTTCAGATTTAGATATTACAATCGAAGGGTTCTGGTATCGTACTATTTTATGGGAAGTTCCATTGATGGCTTTAATTTCTGAGCTTTTTTATGCTTCTCAAGGTTTAGAAAGAATAGACGATCAGGCAGTTCAGGCTATTACCAAAGGCAAGATAGAAAGTTATAATGCATTGGGAGCGGCAGTTTTAGAATTTGGAACAAGGCGACGTCATTCTTATAAAGTACATGCATTAGTCAATGAAACGCTTGCTACTTTTGGACAGGAAAGTTTTCTCGGTACAAGTAATGTGCATTTAGCAATGCTTAATGGGAAGCGACCTTTAGGAACACATGCGCATGAATGGTTTATGTTTCATGCAGCACAATATGGTTTTAAAGTGGCTAATGTAATTGGATTAGAAAATTGGGCACAAGTTTATGGGGGCGATTTAGGAATCGCTCTGACAGATACATATACAACAGAAGTTTTCTTTGAGCAATTCGATAAAAAACACTCCAAACTTTTTGATGGTGTTCGTCATGACAGTGGAGACCCAATAGAGTTTGCTAAAAAAACAATTGCACATTATGTAAAAATGGGAATTGATCCTAAGTCAAAAATTATTGTTTTCTCAGATTCATTAAATTTAGAAAAAGTAAAAGTTATATCCGATTTTTGTAAAGACAAGATAAAAATGTCATTCGGAATCGGTACAAACTTCACCAATGATGTTGGTTTGCCAGCTATGAATATGGTTGTGAAATTAACTGAAACAAAACCAGATTTTACCCATTGGGAGGGAGTAGTAAAACTTTCTGATGAAAAAAATAAAAATACGGGAACTCCCGAAATGATTGCTTTGGCAAAACAAGTTTTGGGAATTAAGTCTTAA
- a CDS encoding NADPH-dependent FMN reductase has product MKIIAFAGSNSQHSINKKLATYAANQFKNAEIEVLDLNDFAMPLFSVDVEKEIGQHPKAIAFLAKLKEADTLVVSMAENNGNYSAAFKNVFDWCSRIEKDVFQYKPVLLMATSPGARGGASVLEIAQKAFPRYGAEIKASFSLPSFNANFDEVKGEISNNELKEQLDALISSNF; this is encoded by the coding sequence ATGAAAATAATAGCTTTCGCAGGAAGTAACAGTCAGCATTCGATCAATAAGAAATTAGCAACCTATGCTGCAAATCAATTCAAAAATGCCGAAATAGAAGTTTTGGATTTAAATGATTTTGCAATGCCATTATTCAGTGTTGATGTTGAAAAAGAAATAGGGCAACATCCAAAAGCAATAGCTTTTCTTGCAAAACTAAAAGAAGCCGATACTTTGGTAGTGTCAATGGCAGAAAACAATGGTAATTATTCAGCTGCTTTCAAGAATGTTTTCGATTGGTGTTCTCGAATTGAGAAAGATGTGTTTCAGTATAAGCCAGTGTTATTAATGGCGACATCTCCTGGAGCAAGAGGAGGAGCATCGGTTTTAGAAATTGCTCAAAAAGCATTTCCACGTTATGGAGCAGAAATTAAAGCTAGTTTTTCATTACCAAGTTTTAATGCTAATTTTGACGAGGTAAAAGGAGAAATCTCCAATAACGAACTAAAAGAGCAATTAGATGCTCTAATAAGCTCCAACTTTTAA
- a CDS encoding YihY/virulence factor BrkB family protein has translation MNKRNILSKSWYLLKTTFFEFNDDNAIKLSAALAYYTIFALPPLLIIIITICGFFLGEDAVSGELYGQINELVGNSAAIQIQEAIKNAQLSDNNSLATIFGVGMLLIGASGVFAEIQSSINFIWGLRAKPNKGLKKFIQNRLMSFSMIVSVGFLMLVSLFVSTILDLMSARLKLYFPESTVYLFNTINLCIIFISITILFAIIFKALPDGKIKWKDAFIGASCTSVLFMIGKFAIGFYLGSSTIASVYGAAGSVIIILVWVYYSAIILYFGAEFTKVYAKTFGGKIYPNEYSVEIKKEILEINEI, from the coding sequence GTGAATAAACGAAATATATTATCTAAATCATGGTATCTGTTAAAAACTACATTCTTTGAGTTTAACGATGATAATGCTATAAAGCTAAGTGCTGCATTAGCGTATTATACCATTTTTGCACTTCCTCCTTTGTTAATAATAATTATAACGATTTGTGGGTTTTTCCTCGGAGAAGATGCCGTTTCGGGTGAGCTTTATGGTCAAATCAACGAATTAGTAGGCAATAGCGCAGCAATACAAATTCAGGAAGCGATAAAAAATGCGCAATTATCTGATAATAATAGTTTAGCAACAATTTTTGGAGTGGGGATGTTGCTAATTGGAGCTTCGGGAGTATTTGCCGAAATTCAAAGTTCAATTAATTTTATATGGGGATTGAGAGCAAAGCCAAATAAAGGACTCAAGAAGTTTATACAAAATAGATTGATGTCGTTTTCAATGATAGTTTCTGTTGGATTCTTAATGTTGGTGAGTCTTTTTGTGAGTACAATTTTAGATTTAATGAGTGCTCGTTTAAAACTGTATTTTCCCGAGAGTACCGTTTATCTTTTTAATACCATAAATTTGTGTATTATCTTTATTAGTATCACAATACTCTTTGCAATTATATTTAAAGCTTTGCCAGATGGAAAAATAAAATGGAAAGATGCTTTTATTGGGGCGTCTTGTACATCTGTACTTTTTATGATAGGAAAGTTTGCAATAGGATTTTATTTAGGAAGTTCAACAATAGCGTCGGTATACGGAGCAGCGGGATCGGTAATAATAATTTTAGTTTGGGTCTATTATTCGGCAATTATTCTGTATTTTGGAGCTGAATTTACAAAGGTCTATGCTAAGACATTTGGAGGTAAAATTTACCCGAATGAATATTCGGTAGAAATAAAAAAAGAAATTTTAGAGATTAATGAAATCTAA